From Afipia carboxidovorans OM5, one genomic window encodes:
- a CDS encoding OmpA/MotB family protein, which produces MARKKRGDAHAGGHGWFVTFADLMGLMMSFFVMLVAFSNQDQTKLKIVAGSMREAFGVQNDARYSGVIETDGLPTRPKLKNVDHIPPEEASNTPSPDEKEMAKLYGARIKTDREFALASASLRQALQDMPEMTELSKHIMFEETKNGLNLEIVDQDGRSMFAEGSREPYERTRMLIRKLAAPLRQSPLRIAIVGHTSANVPLRPGYDAFDLSADRANAVRQILQNEGLPATHIFSVSGKADTEPLFPDDPTLSANRRVTITLMREDPPLPPDLKP; this is translated from the coding sequence ATGGCAAGAAAGAAGCGCGGTGATGCTCATGCGGGAGGCCACGGCTGGTTCGTGACCTTTGCCGACCTGATGGGCCTCATGATGAGCTTCTTCGTCATGCTGGTTGCGTTCTCCAATCAGGACCAAACCAAGCTCAAGATCGTTGCGGGCTCGATGCGCGAGGCATTCGGCGTGCAGAACGATGCGCGCTATTCCGGCGTGATCGAAACCGACGGCCTGCCGACGCGGCCGAAGCTCAAGAACGTCGATCACATTCCGCCGGAGGAGGCGTCCAATACGCCGTCTCCGGACGAGAAGGAGATGGCGAAGCTCTACGGTGCCCGGATCAAGACCGACCGTGAATTTGCGCTCGCCTCGGCCTCGCTGCGGCAGGCGCTGCAGGACATGCCGGAGATGACCGAGCTGTCGAAGCACATCATGTTCGAGGAGACCAAGAACGGTCTCAACCTCGAAATCGTCGATCAGGATGGCCGCTCGATGTTCGCCGAAGGCTCGCGCGAGCCTTACGAGCGCACCCGGATGCTGATCCGCAAGCTCGCCGCGCCGCTGCGCCAGTCGCCGCTGCGGATTGCGATCGTCGGCCACACCTCGGCGAATGTGCCGCTGCGGCCGGGCTACGATGCCTTCGACCTGTCCGCCGACCGCGCCAACGCGGTGCGCCAGATCCTGCAGAATGAGGGGCTGCCCGCGACTCACATCTTCTCGGTGTCGGGCAAGGCCGATACCGAGCCGCTGTTCCCGGACGATCCGACGCTGTCCGCGAACCGCCGCGTGACCATCACGCTGATGCGGGAAGACCCGCCGCTGCCGCCTGATCTGAAGCCGTAA
- a CDS encoding CDP-alcohol phosphatidyltransferase family protein: MSTPFSPDPSDMQRRRFGSIPVRVLVPNVITLLALCAGLSAIRMSIEGRNELALGAIVFAAILDGIDGRVARMIKGQSRFGAELDSLADFVNFGVTPAVILYFWQLHDLNNVGWIAAMIFAISSCLRLARFNTQIDEPSDLPFAANYFTGVPAPLGALCVLLPMYLVLIGLPQLPSTVILIFTLTMAFLMVSRLPVFSGKKLGARVSPEAAVPLVIFVVLFIAVLISYPWYVLSVGSLLYLASLPIGWASYRKQERAVRAERAAAAATAGASSSAAEPFTPPPPPTDPEHPVRLN, encoded by the coding sequence ATGAGTACACCTTTTTCGCCTGATCCTTCCGACATGCAGCGCCGTCGCTTCGGCTCGATTCCGGTGCGCGTGCTGGTGCCGAACGTCATCACACTGCTCGCGTTGTGCGCGGGCCTGTCCGCCATCCGCATGTCGATCGAGGGCCGCAACGAACTCGCGCTCGGTGCGATCGTGTTCGCCGCCATTCTCGACGGCATCGACGGCCGCGTGGCGCGCATGATCAAGGGCCAGTCGCGGTTCGGTGCCGAACTCGACAGCCTCGCCGACTTCGTGAACTTCGGCGTGACGCCTGCGGTGATCCTGTATTTCTGGCAGTTGCACGACCTCAACAATGTCGGCTGGATCGCGGCGATGATCTTTGCGATCAGCAGTTGCCTGCGGCTCGCGCGCTTCAATACGCAGATCGACGAGCCGAGCGACCTGCCGTTCGCGGCGAATTATTTCACCGGCGTTCCGGCGCCGCTCGGCGCGCTTTGCGTGCTGCTGCCGATGTATCTGGTGCTGATCGGGCTGCCGCAACTGCCCTCGACCGTGATCCTCATCTTCACGCTCACCATGGCGTTCCTGATGGTGTCGCGGTTGCCGGTGTTCTCCGGCAAGAAGCTCGGTGCCCGCGTCTCGCCGGAAGCGGCGGTGCCACTCGTGATCTTCGTGGTGCTCTTCATCGCCGTGCTGATCAGCTACCCGTGGTACGTGCTGAGCGTCGGCTCGCTGCTCTATCTCGCTTCGCTGCCGATCGGCTGGGCGTCGTACCGCAAGCAGGAGCGGGCGGTGCGGGCCGAACGCGCCGCGGCTGCGGCGACAGCAGGCGCTTCATCGAGCGCCGCGGAGCCGTTTACGCCGCCGCCTCCGCCGACGGATCCCGAGCATCCGGTGCGGCTCAACTGA
- a CDS encoding motility protein A has translation MDITTSVGLVAGSIVIVMLILTGGDLHMFISEHAMIIIFGGSISATLIRFPLVSILHGLPLGAKYAFTMSRSTARSLVDELAGLAEIARKQGPMGLEKVETPDPFLAKGIRYVADGYDMDFIRDNLERDRDNFLMHLEEGSKIYRAVGDCAPAFGMVGTLIGMVQMFANMTDPSKLGPYMATALLATLYGAVIANLFCLPIADKLHGKLLDEETNRTIIIDGILMIRDAKSPTLVREMLLAYLPEKHRHESGEPVPA, from the coding sequence ATGGATATCACCACCAGCGTCGGGCTTGTCGCCGGCAGCATCGTTATTGTCATGCTGATCCTGACAGGCGGCGACCTGCACATGTTCATCAGCGAACATGCGATGATCATCATTTTCGGTGGCTCGATCTCCGCGACGCTGATCCGTTTCCCGCTCGTCTCCATTCTTCACGGCCTGCCGCTTGGTGCGAAATACGCCTTCACCATGAGCCGTTCGACGGCACGCAGCCTCGTCGACGAACTCGCCGGTCTTGCCGAGATCGCCCGCAAGCAGGGCCCGATGGGCCTCGAAAAGGTCGAGACGCCGGACCCGTTCCTGGCCAAGGGTATCCGCTACGTCGCAGACGGCTACGACATGGATTTCATTCGCGACAATCTCGAGCGCGACCGTGACAACTTCCTGATGCACCTCGAGGAGGGCAGCAAGATCTACCGCGCGGTCGGCGATTGCGCGCCCGCGTTCGGCATGGTCGGCACGCTGATCGGCATGGTGCAGATGTTCGCCAACATGACCGACCCCTCGAAGCTCGGCCCCTACATGGCGACCGCGCTGCTCGCCACGCTCTACGGTGCGGTGATCGCGAACCTGTTCTGCCTGCCGATCGCCGACAAGCTGCACGGCAAGCTGCTCGACGAGGAAACCAACCGCACCATCATCATCGACGGCATCCTGATGATCCGCGATGCCAAGAGCCCGACGCTCGTGCGCGAGATGCTGCTTGCGTACCTGCCCGAAAAGCACCGTCACGAGTCTGGCGAGCCGGTGCCGGCTTAA
- a CDS encoding phosphatidylserine decarboxylase yields MSIAHSIRAQIPPIHPEGYPFIGGFAFASLILFWLWAPLGWIGVVLTIWCALFFRDPVRTTPVREGLVIAPADGRVSMVTPVVPPAELGLGDQPLMRISIFMSVFNCHVNRSPVAGRIERIAYRPGKFINAELDKASEDNERNSLVISTPAGRIGVVQIAGLVARRIVSFVREGESLAAGQRFGLIRFGSRLDVFLPEGGKPLVSVGQTAVAGETVLADFQIGDGGRVYRTD; encoded by the coding sequence ATGTCCATCGCTCATTCCATTCGCGCGCAGATCCCGCCGATCCATCCGGAGGGATATCCTTTCATTGGTGGCTTTGCGTTCGCGAGCCTGATTCTGTTCTGGCTGTGGGCGCCGCTCGGCTGGATCGGGGTGGTGCTCACGATCTGGTGCGCACTGTTCTTCCGCGATCCTGTGCGCACCACGCCGGTGCGCGAAGGCCTCGTCATCGCGCCGGCCGACGGCCGCGTGTCGATGGTGACGCCGGTGGTGCCGCCGGCCGAACTCGGCCTCGGCGACCAGCCCCTGATGCGGATTTCGATCTTCATGAGCGTGTTCAACTGCCACGTGAACCGCAGCCCGGTGGCGGGGCGGATCGAGCGCATCGCTTACCGTCCCGGCAAGTTCATCAACGCCGAACTCGACAAGGCGAGCGAGGACAACGAGCGCAACTCGCTCGTGATCTCGACGCCCGCCGGCCGCATCGGCGTGGTCCAGATCGCGGGCCTTGTGGCACGGCGCATCGTCTCCTTCGTGCGCGAGGGCGAAAGCCTTGCGGCGGGCCAGCGCTTCGGCCTGATCCGGTTTGGCTCGCGGCTCGATGTCTTCCTGCCGGAGGGCGGCAAGCCGCTCGTCTCGGTCGGACAGACGGCCGTTGCGGGCGAAACGGTGCTGGCCGACTTCCAGATCGGCGATGGCGGACGCGTTTACCGGACCGATTAA
- a CDS encoding ABCB family ABC transporter ATP-binding protein/permease, whose product MTDASMTATLVQLWPYLWPGERHDLKMRVVWSMVLLIIAKALTLIVPFTFKWATDALNGQGTAPIASSDWLVWAIASPVIMTLAYGGTRILMAVFTQLRDGIFAKVAMHAVRKLAYLTFVHMHELSLRFHLQRKTGGLTRVLERGRTGIETMVRLAVQQLAPTVVELGLMMVVLLYQFDWRYVLVTLGTVLAYMWFTYVATEWRIDIRRRMNESDTEANTKAIDSLLNYETVKYFGAETREAQRYDVSMERYERASVKTYTSLAWLNTGQTVIFTFGITATMVMCALGIRAGTQTVGDFVMINAMMIQLYQPLNFMGFVYREIKQAIIDIEMMFNVLIRNPEVKDRPGAKPLQVSAGTVRFEDVRFRYDPDREILKGISFEVPAGKTVAIVGPSGAGKSTISRLLFRLYDIKEGRITIDGQDIRDVTQTSLRAAIGMVPQDTVLFNDTIRYNIRYGRWDATDPEVEAAAQMAQIDGFIRMSPQGYETEVGERGLKLSGGEKQRVAIARTILKGPPILVLDEATSALDSHTEREIQDELEKVSRNRTTLVIAHRLSTIVDADEIIVLERGHIVERGTHMQLLGADGLYASMWNRQREADEAREKLAKFGNDELADEAAADGPVPADEMPAPHEEKLAEDAPAEHDATRPDDPRPTRDAAE is encoded by the coding sequence ATGACCGACGCCTCGATGACGGCGACGTTGGTGCAGCTTTGGCCGTATCTCTGGCCGGGCGAGCGCCACGACCTGAAGATGCGGGTGGTCTGGTCGATGGTGCTGCTCATCATCGCCAAGGCGCTGACGCTGATCGTGCCGTTCACCTTCAAGTGGGCGACCGATGCACTGAACGGGCAGGGCACCGCACCGATTGCCTCGTCGGACTGGCTGGTGTGGGCGATCGCCTCGCCGGTCATCATGACGCTCGCCTATGGCGGCACCCGCATTCTGATGGCGGTGTTCACGCAACTGCGCGACGGCATCTTCGCCAAGGTCGCGATGCATGCGGTGCGCAAGCTCGCCTATCTTACCTTCGTGCACATGCACGAGCTGTCGCTGCGCTTTCACCTGCAGCGCAAGACCGGTGGCCTGACACGCGTTCTGGAGCGCGGCCGTACCGGCATCGAGACCATGGTGCGGCTTGCCGTGCAGCAGTTGGCGCCGACCGTGGTCGAACTCGGCCTGATGATGGTCGTGCTGCTCTATCAGTTCGACTGGCGCTATGTGCTGGTCACGCTCGGCACCGTGCTCGCCTATATGTGGTTTACCTATGTCGCGACCGAGTGGCGGATCGACATTCGCCGCCGCATGAACGAGTCCGATACCGAGGCGAACACCAAGGCGATCGACTCGCTGCTCAATTACGAGACGGTGAAATATTTCGGCGCGGAGACGCGCGAGGCGCAGCGCTACGACGTCTCGATGGAGCGCTACGAGCGCGCGAGCGTCAAGACCTACACCTCGCTCGCCTGGCTCAACACCGGGCAGACCGTGATCTTCACCTTCGGCATCACCGCGACGATGGTGATGTGCGCGCTCGGCATCCGCGCGGGCACGCAGACCGTCGGCGACTTCGTCATGATCAACGCCATGATGATCCAGCTCTACCAGCCGCTGAACTTCATGGGTTTCGTCTATCGCGAGATCAAGCAGGCGATCATCGACATCGAGATGATGTTCAACGTGCTGATCCGCAATCCGGAGGTGAAGGACAGGCCCGGCGCCAAGCCGCTGCAGGTGAGCGCGGGCACGGTGCGTTTCGAGGATGTGCGCTTCCGCTACGATCCCGACCGCGAAATCCTCAAAGGCATTTCGTTCGAGGTGCCGGCCGGCAAGACGGTTGCGATCGTCGGTCCCTCGGGCGCGGGCAAGTCGACGATCTCGCGGCTTCTGTTCCGCCTCTACGATATCAAGGAGGGGCGCATCACCATCGACGGGCAGGATATCCGCGATGTGACGCAGACCTCGCTGCGTGCCGCGATTGGCATGGTGCCGCAGGACACCGTGCTGTTCAACGACACCATCCGCTACAACATCCGCTATGGCCGCTGGGATGCGACCGACCCGGAGGTCGAGGCGGCGGCGCAGATGGCGCAGATCGACGGCTTCATCCGCATGTCGCCGCAGGGCTACGAGACGGAAGTCGGCGAGCGCGGGTTGAAATTGTCGGGTGGCGAGAAGCAGCGCGTCGCGATCGCGCGCACCATTCTCAAGGGGCCGCCGATCCTCGTGCTCGACGAGGCGACGTCGGCGCTCGACAGCCACACCGAGCGGGAGATTCAGGACGAGCTCGAGAAGGTGTCGCGCAACCGCACCACGCTGGTGATCGCGCACCGCCTCTCCACCATCGTCGATGCCGACGAGATCATCGTGCTGGAGCGCGGGCATATCGTTGAACGCGGCACTCACATGCAGCTTCTTGGCGCCGACGGGCTCTATGCGAGCATGTGGAACAGGCAGCGCGAGGCCGACGAGGCGCGCGAGAAGCTTGCCAAGTTCGGCAACGACGAACTCGCCGACGAGGCCGCGGCAGATGGTCCCGTGCCTGCGGATGAGATGCCGGCCCCGCATGAGGAAAAGCTCGCGGAGGATGCACCCGCCGAGCACGACGCCACGCGCCCCGACGATCCGCGCCCCACGCGCGACGCGGCGGAGTAG